A region of Xylocopa sonorina isolate GNS202 chromosome 13, iyXylSono1_principal, whole genome shotgun sequence DNA encodes the following proteins:
- the LOC143430193 gene encoding pancreatic triacylglycerol lipase-like, with the protein MDKRGYLYVSLFLVSCLSNNVAFAGDLTANIFIRLFYRNDTWFDVNVRNASQLISKINIKVPTTVFIHGFGEDINGKDVQMITNAYLNNTEENILALDYREVAKQLYTTSVALYRQVGKLLADGLNALIKEGVSPDKLHIIGHSLGAQVAGITGRTTSVPISRITGLDPAGPLFYILNEHLQSGDALFVDIIHTDMGILGLALESGDVDFYPNLGIWPAPGCPNGLDQLLNVCSHERSFIYYAASVKYRNIFIGIKCIDPLHFIENNCAKNQTAAMGYAVPRNARGNYYLQTGANPPYGLGLPGTVFHI; encoded by the exons ATGGATAAACGTGGTTATCTTTACGTTTCTCTATTTTTAGTCAGCTGTCTGTCGAACA ATGTTGCATTCGCGGGTGATCTAACAGCCAATATCTTCATACGTTTGTTTTATAG AAATGATACTTGGTTCGACGTAAACGTAAGGAACGCCTCTCAGTTGATTTCGAAAATAAACATTAAAGTGCCGACAACAGTTTTTATTCATGGTTTTGGAGAAGACATAAACGGGAAAGATGTACAAATGATAACAAATG CGTATTTAAACAACACGGAAGAGAACATCCTTGCGTTGGATTATCGAGAAGTCGCAAAACAGCTTTACACAACCAGCGTGGCATTATACAGGCAAGTTGGTAAACTTTTGGCAGATGGTCTGAACGCTTTGATTAAGGAAGGCGTGAGCCCAGATAAATTGCATATAATCGGACACTCGCTGGGCGCTCAAGTCGCTGGAATTACGGGCCGTACCACCTCAGTCCCGATTTCCAGGATAACAG GTTTAGACCCAGCCGGACCTTTGTTCTACATTTTAAATGAACACTTGCAGTCAGGCGACGCCCTGTTCGTAGACATCATACATACCGATATGGGTATCCTCGGACTTGCTTTGGAATCTGGTGACGTGGATTTCTATCCGAATTTAGGTATCTGGCCAGCGCCTGGCTGCCCCAATGGATTGGACCAGCTGCTAA ATGTCTGCTCTCACGAGCGGTCCTTCATATACTATGCGGCATCGGTTAAGTATCGAAACATTTTCATTGGTATCAAATGCATCGATCCTCTACACTTCATCGAGAATAACTGTGCAAAGAACCAAACAGCTGCAATGGGTTACGCTGTGCCACGCAACGC GAGAGGCAACTATTACCTCCAGACAGGTGCAAATCCCCCTTACGGACTAGGATTGCCAGGAACAGTCTTTCACATTTGA
- the Sns gene encoding sticks and stones isoform X2, whose protein sequence is MKEYGAKLSPMRLILIFTVFSTTAIVKGEGGQYFRVRPRNSSVLEGGEVTIACEVGNRVGIVQWVKDGFAYVIQPNGEIVGQPRLRLIGDQNAGIYNLKITDASLTDDGEYQCQVGPYMGIKAIRANAHLVVISPPQKVEISNHPNKKTIEVKVGESRRLECVVRSAKPAASIVWYRGNVQIKGGDTMITPISIEGDKDIQKPGENKKELLKYDTHGSIVIVPTADDNAMDYTCEANHPAIPIDMPLRATIKLSVFYPPGMPFIEGYTEGETVKRGQQLELTCRSRGGNPPAQIVWYRNNEQVTTIYRTEGSNSESVLSIIAKAQDNNARYRCEVSNIMSVEPMKVHVDLTVYFAPQGLTITGPTEAKADEQVVITCTTENSNPPTDIKWTVDGHNFESNATRTEPAPQGGWITSSNVTFTINRSSRSIVVICTASNAKLTENVIRTHTITVIYPPSKLSITGYEEGTTIDAGTVLRLMCTATSGNPLPAISWYKNDKKVTGTTRTRDHAVSSELTILVNASDNNARIRCEAKNSATEIPLLKVLVLRVNFPPEKVKITREPQNLHSGQEGRIICESSSSNPAAEMSWWKGGIPVQGTKNGTKPGLHGGYLSFVELTLDVTEKMNGEVYTCQARNNEMDRSIHDATTLDVLYKPIFSTLEPYELIGMEGEPFVVSVSAIGNPNEIRYTWTRDGLPLVSNNRRISVRSSTLNITKLDRHDAGTYICDATNEEGTTFYQLNLTVQYAAKIKRTSASGVVYPPGIEAKLFCEVDGSPIGDEYVTWQKVGSNSELSGRYSTSFINKTSYLHIENPDQEDVGEYQCKVNNGIGNVTSEPILFITNFKPQMMNTPLTRRAAAKKGIDMDLLCKARASPLPRFTWTFNGKTLLPNVTEHKYAISHTDLSKLVSKSTLTIFRVTSNDYGKYECRAMNRMGQSTDIIHLDVTSPPDKPSDLEVYNVTHDSVTLTWKRGFNGGLPTSYQIRWREALDYEVRYHYLDVSPGEYKATITGLSLGTYYVFSVKAINEKGDSGFLPDLLKVQTLREAPPADVTSNEINSSYIIVIIITVSASVCLLIAAPIVFATLKSKKKAQRSGINKSQTADMYAPSTVNGDTMTGELSSVSDEKSDVNFDTNDYVDEGRKTAASTYLIDQTIQDYGKGNMEMQVHHQGTLGRRGNHIQPPISMDSPPQRTTASGTLSVSKSSYIGNPSPAPPNDVNFYSVEIDNGRYMGYETNHSPIPVCGEPGTGSYYPSMSPTGHMMSGHVSSGTGTLTRSRTLPRPVPPPDVTVMTAGSKSPIPPSVPPPPTTFARSVSSNAHAHGHPLSTFTPTPAYSDIDGHLV, encoded by the exons CACCGCCGCAGAAAGTGGAGATCAGCAACCATCCGAACAAGAAGACGATCGAAGTGAAGGTCGGCGAATCCCGTCGTTTGGAATGCGTAGTTCGATCTGCTAAACCTGCTGCCTCGATCGTCTGGTATCGCGGGAACGTTCAGATCAAAGGGGGTGACACGATGATTACACCGATTTCCATCGAGGGTG ACAAGGACATACAGAAACCAGGCGAGAACAAGAAAGAATTGCTCAAGTACGACACCCACGGTTCCATCGTGATCGTTCCCACCGCCGACGACAACGCGATGGACTACACGTGCGAGGCCAATCACCCTGCGATACCCATCGACATGCCGTTAAGAGCGACCATTAAACTTTCCGTTTTCT ATCCACCCGGCATGCCGTTCATCGAGGGCTACACGGAGGGTGAAACAGTGAAACGTGGACAACAGCTGGAGCTAACCTGCCGATCTCGCGGCGGTAATCCACCCGCGCAGATCGTCTGGTACAGAAACAACGAACAGGTCACCACTATTTATCGAACCGAGGGTAGCAACTCTGAAAGCGTGTTGTCGATCATCGCGAAAGCGCAGGACAATAACGCGAGGTACAGGTGCGAGGTGTCGAACATCATGAGCGTCGAGCCTATGAAGGTGCACGTGGATCTGACCGTCTATT TCGCGCCGCAAGGGCTGACGATCACCGGGCCGACGGAAGCGAAGGCAGACGAGCAAGTGGTGATCACCTGCACGACAGAGAACTCGAACCCTCCGACGGACATCAAATGGACGGTGGACGGGCACAATTTCGAGAGCAACGCGACCAGAACCGAGCCAGCTCCTCAAGGCGGTTGGATTACCTCGTCGAACGTGACGTTCACCATAAATCGCTCGAGCCGCAGCATCGTGGTGATATGCACCGCGTCGAACGCCAAGCTAACGGAGAACGTCATTAGAACGCACACCATAACCGTGATTT ATCCACCGTCGAAACTTAGTATCACCGGCTACGAGGAAGGGACGACGATCGACGCCGGCACGGTACTAAGATTGATGTGCACCGCCACTTCCGGTAATCCACTGCCGGCGATAAGTTGGTACAAGAACGATAAAAAG GTGACGGGAACCACGAGAACGCGGGACCACGCGGTGTCGAGCGAGCTGACGATACTCGTGAACGCGTCCGACAATAACGCTCGCATACGATGCGAGGCAAAGAATTCCGCCACCGAAATTCCTCTGCTCAAAGTGCTCGTCCTGAGAGTCAACT TCCCGCCTGAGAAAGTCAAGATCACCCGCGAGCCGCAGAATCTGCACTCGGGCCAGGAGGGTCGTATCATTTGCGAATCGAGCAGCAGCAACCCGGCGGCGGAGATGTCGTGGTGGAAGGGCGGCATCCCCGTCCAGGGCACCAAAAACGGCACTAAGCCCGGCTTACACGGGGGATATCTGTCATTCGTCGAGCTCACGTTGGACGTAACGGAGAAAATGAACGGCGAGGTGTACACGTGTCAGGCGAGGAACAACGAAATGGATAGGTCTATCCACGACGCCACCACCCTCGACGTGTTGT ATAAGCCGATATTCTCCACGCTAGAGCCGTACGAACTGATCGGGATGGAGGGCGAGCCCTTCGTCGTTTCTGTCTCCGCCATTGGGAATCCTAACGAGATAAGGTACACGTGGACCAGGGACGGTTTGCCGTTGGTCAGCAACAACAGGAGGATATCCGTTCGCTCGTCCACGTTGAACATCACTAAGCTGGATCGTCACGACGCTGGGACTTACATCTGCGACGCGACCAACGAGGAGGGGACGACGTTTTATCAATTGAACTTAACCGTTCAAT ACGCGGCGAAAATTAAACGCACTTCGGCGTCCGGGGTGGTGTATCCGCCAGGAATCGAGGCGAAATTGTTCTGCGAAGTGGATGGCAGCCCCATAGGAGACGAGTACGTTACGTGGCAGAAAGTTGGCTCGAACTCGGAGCTCTCCGGCCGCTATTCCACCTCTTTTATCAACAAAACTTCGTATCTGCACATCGAGAACCCTGATCAAGAAGACGTCGGGGAATATCAGTGTAAAGTTAACAATGGGATCGGGAACGTCACCTCGGAACCAATTCTATTCATTACCAACT TCAAACCGCAAATGATGAACACCCCGTTGACGAGGAGAGCGGCAGCCAAGAAGGGGATCGACATGGATTTGCTCTGCAAGGCACGAGCCTCGCCTCTGCCACGGTTCACCTGGACCTTCAATGGAAAAACTTTACTACCTAACGTCACGGAACACAAATACGCCATTAGTCACACCGAC CTAAGCAAATTAGTTTCGAAGTCGACGCTGACCATTTTCCGCGTGACCTCGAACGACTACGGGAAATACGAGTGCCGCGCGATGAACAGGATGGGCCAGTCGACCGATATCATACACCTGGACGTGACGTCGCCGCCTGACAAGCCCAGCGACCTCGAGGTGTACAACGTGACCCACGACTCCGTCACGTTGACGTGGAAAAGAGGATTCAACGGGGGTTTACCTACCTCCTACCAGATACGCTGGCGGGAGGCACTCGACTACGAGGTTCGATACCATTATCTGGACGTATCGCCAGGAGAATATAAAGCCACTATAACGGGCCTGTCCCTCGGGACTTACTATGTGTTCAGCGTGAAAGCCATTAACGAGAAGGGAGACAGCGGCTTTCTGCCGGACCTTCTCAAAGTTCAGACGCTAC GGGAGGCACCACCTGCCGACGTGACATCCAACGAGATTAATTCTTCCTACATCATCGTCATTATCATCACTGTTTCCGCCTCTGTTTGCCTACTCATTGCTGCGCCCATAGTCTTTGCTACATTAAAATCGAAAAAGAAGGCCCAACGCTCCG GAATAAACAAATCGCAGACAGCGGATATGTACGCGCCATCGACCGTGAACGGAGACACCATGACCGGCGAGTTAAGTTCAGTCTCGGACGAGAAGAGCGACGTTAACTTCGACACTAACGATTACGTG GACGAGGGACGAAAGACAGCGGCTAGCACGTATTTGATAGATCAGACTATACAAGATTATGGGAAAGGGAACATGGAAATGCAGGTACATCATCAAGGAACACTTGGTCGTCGTGGCAATCACATTCAGCCGCCGATCAGCATGGATTCACCACCCCAGAGAACAACCGCCAGTGGAACGCTTTCCG TCTCGAAGTCGAGCTACATCGGTAATCCCAGCCCAGCGCCGCCGAACGACGTCAACTTCTACAGCGTGGAGATCGACAATGGCCGGTACATGGGCTACGAGACGAACCACAGTCCAATCCCAGTGTGCGGCGAGCCAGGAACGGGCAGTTACTACCCATCGATGAGCCCAACTGGACACATGATGTCTGGACACGTGAGCAGCGGGACGGGGACGCTTACGCGCAGCAGAACCCTCCCGCGTCCGGTACCGCCACCGGATGTGACCGTGATGACCGCTGGCTCGAAGTCACCGATACCACCGTCGGTACCACCGCCGCCGACCACGTTCGCTCGGTCAGTGTCGAGCAACGCGCACGCTCATGGCCATCCGTTGTCGACGTTCACCCCGACGCCAGCTTATTCCGACATCGACGGCCATCTTGTCTGA
- the Sns gene encoding sticks and stones isoform X1: MKEYGAKLSPMRLILIFTVFSTTAIVKGEGGQYFRVRPRNSSVLEGGEVTIACEVGNRVGIVQWVKDGFAYVIQPNGEIVGQPRLRLIGDQNAGIYNLKITDASLTDDGEYQCQVGPYMGIKAIRANAHLVVISPPQKVEISNHPNKKTIEVKVGESRRLECVVRSAKPAASIVWYRGNVQIKGGDTMITPISIEGDKDIQKPGENKKELLKYDTHGSIVIVPTADDNAMDYTCEANHPAIPIDMPLRATIKLSVFYPPGMPFIEGYTEGETVKRGQQLELTCRSRGGNPPAQIVWYRNNEQVTTIYRTEGSNSESVLSIIAKAQDNNARYRCEVSNIMSVEPMKVHVDLTVYFAPQGLTITGPTEAKADEQVVITCTTENSNPPTDIKWTVDGHNFESNATRTEPAPQGGWITSSNVTFTINRSSRSIVVICTASNAKLTENVIRTHTITVIYPPSKLSITGYEEGTTIDAGTVLRLMCTATSGNPLPAISWYKNDKKVTGTTRTRDHAVSSELTILVNASDNNARIRCEAKNSATEIPLLKVLVLRVNFPPEKVKITREPQNLHSGQEGRIICESSSSNPAAEMSWWKGGIPVQGTKNGTKPGLHGGYLSFVELTLDVTEKMNGEVYTCQARNNEMDRSIHDATTLDVLYKPIFSTLEPYELIGMEGEPFVVSVSAIGNPNEIRYTWTRDGLPLVSNNRRISVRSSTLNITKLDRHDAGTYICDATNEEGTTFYQLNLTVQYAAKIKRTSASGVVYPPGIEAKLFCEVDGSPIGDEYVTWQKVGSNSELSGRYSTSFINKTSYLHIENPDQEDVGEYQCKVNNGIGNVTSEPILFITNFKPQMMNTPLTRRAAAKKGIDMDLLCKARASPLPRFTWTFNGKTLLPNVTEHKYAISHTDLSKLVSKSTLTIFRVTSNDYGKYECRAMNRMGQSTDIIHLDVTSPPDKPSDLEVYNVTHDSVTLTWKRGFNGGLPTSYQIRWREALDYEVRYHYLDVSPGEYKATITGLSLGTYYVFSVKAINEKGDSGFLPDLLKVQTLRPNNAENLPDVLLDKGDFTMNYIYTFAATSLVFFIINIFIIVLWYIMRKRNKSRINKSQTADMYAPSTVNGDTMTGELSSVSDEKSDVNFDTNDYVDEGRKTAASTYLIDQTIQDYGKGNMEMQVHHQGTLGRRGNHIQPPISMDSPPQRTTASGTLSVSKSSYIGNPSPAPPNDVNFYSVEIDNGRYMGYETNHSPIPVCGEPGTGSYYPSMSPTGHMMSGHVSSGTGTLTRSRTLPRPVPPPDVTVMTAGSKSPIPPSVPPPPTTFARSVSSNAHAHGHPLSTFTPTPAYSDIDGHLV, encoded by the exons CACCGCCGCAGAAAGTGGAGATCAGCAACCATCCGAACAAGAAGACGATCGAAGTGAAGGTCGGCGAATCCCGTCGTTTGGAATGCGTAGTTCGATCTGCTAAACCTGCTGCCTCGATCGTCTGGTATCGCGGGAACGTTCAGATCAAAGGGGGTGACACGATGATTACACCGATTTCCATCGAGGGTG ACAAGGACATACAGAAACCAGGCGAGAACAAGAAAGAATTGCTCAAGTACGACACCCACGGTTCCATCGTGATCGTTCCCACCGCCGACGACAACGCGATGGACTACACGTGCGAGGCCAATCACCCTGCGATACCCATCGACATGCCGTTAAGAGCGACCATTAAACTTTCCGTTTTCT ATCCACCCGGCATGCCGTTCATCGAGGGCTACACGGAGGGTGAAACAGTGAAACGTGGACAACAGCTGGAGCTAACCTGCCGATCTCGCGGCGGTAATCCACCCGCGCAGATCGTCTGGTACAGAAACAACGAACAGGTCACCACTATTTATCGAACCGAGGGTAGCAACTCTGAAAGCGTGTTGTCGATCATCGCGAAAGCGCAGGACAATAACGCGAGGTACAGGTGCGAGGTGTCGAACATCATGAGCGTCGAGCCTATGAAGGTGCACGTGGATCTGACCGTCTATT TCGCGCCGCAAGGGCTGACGATCACCGGGCCGACGGAAGCGAAGGCAGACGAGCAAGTGGTGATCACCTGCACGACAGAGAACTCGAACCCTCCGACGGACATCAAATGGACGGTGGACGGGCACAATTTCGAGAGCAACGCGACCAGAACCGAGCCAGCTCCTCAAGGCGGTTGGATTACCTCGTCGAACGTGACGTTCACCATAAATCGCTCGAGCCGCAGCATCGTGGTGATATGCACCGCGTCGAACGCCAAGCTAACGGAGAACGTCATTAGAACGCACACCATAACCGTGATTT ATCCACCGTCGAAACTTAGTATCACCGGCTACGAGGAAGGGACGACGATCGACGCCGGCACGGTACTAAGATTGATGTGCACCGCCACTTCCGGTAATCCACTGCCGGCGATAAGTTGGTACAAGAACGATAAAAAG GTGACGGGAACCACGAGAACGCGGGACCACGCGGTGTCGAGCGAGCTGACGATACTCGTGAACGCGTCCGACAATAACGCTCGCATACGATGCGAGGCAAAGAATTCCGCCACCGAAATTCCTCTGCTCAAAGTGCTCGTCCTGAGAGTCAACT TCCCGCCTGAGAAAGTCAAGATCACCCGCGAGCCGCAGAATCTGCACTCGGGCCAGGAGGGTCGTATCATTTGCGAATCGAGCAGCAGCAACCCGGCGGCGGAGATGTCGTGGTGGAAGGGCGGCATCCCCGTCCAGGGCACCAAAAACGGCACTAAGCCCGGCTTACACGGGGGATATCTGTCATTCGTCGAGCTCACGTTGGACGTAACGGAGAAAATGAACGGCGAGGTGTACACGTGTCAGGCGAGGAACAACGAAATGGATAGGTCTATCCACGACGCCACCACCCTCGACGTGTTGT ATAAGCCGATATTCTCCACGCTAGAGCCGTACGAACTGATCGGGATGGAGGGCGAGCCCTTCGTCGTTTCTGTCTCCGCCATTGGGAATCCTAACGAGATAAGGTACACGTGGACCAGGGACGGTTTGCCGTTGGTCAGCAACAACAGGAGGATATCCGTTCGCTCGTCCACGTTGAACATCACTAAGCTGGATCGTCACGACGCTGGGACTTACATCTGCGACGCGACCAACGAGGAGGGGACGACGTTTTATCAATTGAACTTAACCGTTCAAT ACGCGGCGAAAATTAAACGCACTTCGGCGTCCGGGGTGGTGTATCCGCCAGGAATCGAGGCGAAATTGTTCTGCGAAGTGGATGGCAGCCCCATAGGAGACGAGTACGTTACGTGGCAGAAAGTTGGCTCGAACTCGGAGCTCTCCGGCCGCTATTCCACCTCTTTTATCAACAAAACTTCGTATCTGCACATCGAGAACCCTGATCAAGAAGACGTCGGGGAATATCAGTGTAAAGTTAACAATGGGATCGGGAACGTCACCTCGGAACCAATTCTATTCATTACCAACT TCAAACCGCAAATGATGAACACCCCGTTGACGAGGAGAGCGGCAGCCAAGAAGGGGATCGACATGGATTTGCTCTGCAAGGCACGAGCCTCGCCTCTGCCACGGTTCACCTGGACCTTCAATGGAAAAACTTTACTACCTAACGTCACGGAACACAAATACGCCATTAGTCACACCGAC CTAAGCAAATTAGTTTCGAAGTCGACGCTGACCATTTTCCGCGTGACCTCGAACGACTACGGGAAATACGAGTGCCGCGCGATGAACAGGATGGGCCAGTCGACCGATATCATACACCTGGACGTGACGTCGCCGCCTGACAAGCCCAGCGACCTCGAGGTGTACAACGTGACCCACGACTCCGTCACGTTGACGTGGAAAAGAGGATTCAACGGGGGTTTACCTACCTCCTACCAGATACGCTGGCGGGAGGCACTCGACTACGAGGTTCGATACCATTATCTGGACGTATCGCCAGGAGAATATAAAGCCACTATAACGGGCCTGTCCCTCGGGACTTACTATGTGTTCAGCGTGAAAGCCATTAACGAGAAGGGAGACAGCGGCTTTCTGCCGGACCTTCTCAAAGTTCAGACGCTAC GACCGAATAACGCGGAGAACCTGCCGGACGTTCTCTTGGATAAGGGGGATTTTACAatgaattatatctatacgtttgcAGCAACCTCCCTCGTCTTTTTTATCATTAATATCTTCATCATCGTGTTGTGGTACATTATGAGAAAGCGAAATAAATCTC GAATAAACAAATCGCAGACAGCGGATATGTACGCGCCATCGACCGTGAACGGAGACACCATGACCGGCGAGTTAAGTTCAGTCTCGGACGAGAAGAGCGACGTTAACTTCGACACTAACGATTACGTG GACGAGGGACGAAAGACAGCGGCTAGCACGTATTTGATAGATCAGACTATACAAGATTATGGGAAAGGGAACATGGAAATGCAGGTACATCATCAAGGAACACTTGGTCGTCGTGGCAATCACATTCAGCCGCCGATCAGCATGGATTCACCACCCCAGAGAACAACCGCCAGTGGAACGCTTTCCG TCTCGAAGTCGAGCTACATCGGTAATCCCAGCCCAGCGCCGCCGAACGACGTCAACTTCTACAGCGTGGAGATCGACAATGGCCGGTACATGGGCTACGAGACGAACCACAGTCCAATCCCAGTGTGCGGCGAGCCAGGAACGGGCAGTTACTACCCATCGATGAGCCCAACTGGACACATGATGTCTGGACACGTGAGCAGCGGGACGGGGACGCTTACGCGCAGCAGAACCCTCCCGCGTCCGGTACCGCCACCGGATGTGACCGTGATGACCGCTGGCTCGAAGTCACCGATACCACCGTCGGTACCACCGCCGCCGACCACGTTCGCTCGGTCAGTGTCGAGCAACGCGCACGCTCATGGCCATCCGTTGTCGACGTTCACCCCGACGCCAGCTTATTCCGACATCGACGGCCATCTTGTCTGA
- the LOC143430343 gene encoding RYamide receptor, which yields MNMDEQSNRSMGSLQGFEPRNLTDCNYLAGMHSVFSTSWYRSIICSLYGVIFVVALTGNGLVCYVVHNSPRMKTVTNFFIVNLAVGDILMALFCVPTSSISTMILQYWPFGTELCSTVNYLQAVSVLVSAYTLVAISIDRYIAIMWPLKPRLSKRQAQLLIFAVWMLAMVISLPIAVVSKLYQPSEQYKKCDQYVCEEVWPSMEKKYYYSIALLVLQYVIPIMVLVFTYTSIAVMVWGKRPPGEAENVRDQRMARSKRKMVKMMMTVVIVFTVCWLPLNILNLLVDNNDNLGYWTGLPFVWMVLHWLAMSHSCYNPVIYCWMNARFRAGFITVIGCLPGIHGILRRDRQRNNCNTSAMAIPLTGANGSSHSVLRRMNTCTTYISIWHKTNGNHGAPVRSASFRNDAARPTNQQSQRQFGYFEPHAEIQL from the exons ATGAATATGGACGAGCAGTCGAATCGGTCGATGGGGAGCCTGCAGGGCTTCGAACCACGGAACTTAACGGATTGCAACTATCTCGCTGGGATGCACAGCGTCTTCTCGACGAGTTGGTACCGTAGCATCATTTGCTCCTTGTACGGGGTTATTTTCGTGGTCGCGTTAACCGGGAACGGGCTGGTCTGCTACGTAGTTCACAACAGTCCCCGGATGAAAACCGTCACGAACTTCTTCATCGTGAACCTAGCCGTGGGGGACATTCTAATGGCCCTCTTCTGCGTCCCGACCAGCTCGATCAGCACAATGATCCTGCAGTATTGGCCGTTCGGCACAGAGCTCTGCTCCACCGTTAATTATTTGCAG gCGGTGTCGGTATTAGTGAGCGCGTACACGCTGGTTGCGATCAGTATAGATCGTTACATAGCGATCATGTGGCCGCTGAAACCAAGGTTGAGTAAACGACAAGCTCAGCTTCTAATCTTCGCTGTCTGGATGCTTGCTATGGTAATATCGCTCCCTATCGCCGTGGTCTCGAAGCTCTATCAACCGTCCGAGCAGTATAAGAAGTGCGATCAATACGTTTGCGAGGAAGTTTGGCCATCGATGGAGAAAAA ATATTATTACTCGATCGCGTTATTGGTTCTCCAATACGTGATACCAATAATGGTCCTGGTGTTTACGTACACCAGCATCGCAGTGATGGTGTGGGGCAAGAGACCGCCCGGGGAGGCTGAGAACGTCCGGGACCAGAGAATGGCGCGGTCCAAGAGGAAG ATGGTGAAAATGATGATGACAGTGGTAATAGTGTTCACCGTTTGTTGGCTTCCATTGAACATATTGAAC CTGCTGGTGGATAACAATGACAATCTCGGATACTGGACTGGGCTACCCTTCGTATGGATGGTTCTCCATTGGTTGGCCATGTCGCACTCCTGCTACAACCCAGTGATTTATTGCTGGATGAACGCGAGATTTCGCGCTGGTTTCATAACCGTGATCGGATGCCTGCCTGGGATACACGGGATTCTTCGCAGGGACAGGCAGCGTAATAACTGCAACACCAGCGCGATGGCCATTCCTTTAACAG GCGCGAACGGTTCGAGCCACTCGGTCCTACGACGTATGAACACGTGCACCACCTACATCAGCATATGGCATAAGACGAACGGAAACCACGGCGCGCCAGTAAGAAGTGCCAGCTTCCGGAACGACGCTGCACGACCGACGAATCAACAGTCGCAGCGACAATTCGGTTATTTCGAGCCGCACGCCGAGATACAACTGTGA